One window from the genome of Lentibacillus daqui encodes:
- a CDS encoding PBP1A family penicillin-binding protein, with amino-acid sequence MSNEYTSRQERRRQQKQKKTRSHGRKRSLWKKILLGLCAAFLLAVIACGITIAVMIHDAPTLKASDLQTPQSTRIYDQDGKLVSTVFHEENRVKIHIDDVPETVKDAVISIEDKRFRDHHGIDFHRLFGAVFANVKNGWGAEGGSTITQQVIKRSVLTPEKTLKRKVQEAWLSLKLERKYSKDEILEMYLNNVYFGHRAYGIKTASKTYFGENNLSKLNISQAALLAGLPNAPSADDPFKHPERAQKRRDQVLSAMESNHVISKQQADKAKAKPISEIIRKEEKKQENNDDPYNAFIDTVYEQMVNQKKVVSEKDFYQGGLKIYTTLDSKAQKAVYDLIHSKDIPYPDKHFETGITLVDTKTGAIKAVGGGRHFKAVGYTNYGTNVQNQPGSTIKPILDYAPAIEHLNWPTSHTLSDEPYQYSDGTPINEWDNKYWGDISMRRALEWSRNIPALKAFQAVGQDKAQKFAKGLGIKIDPIFESASIGGFDGVSPLQMAGAYAAFGNGGKYHEPSTVKKIVFPDGKKWKPKSKPKNAMHDYTAYMITDMLKTVVASGTGTQANIPGIPVAGKTGTTNIPNDIKDQYGLGDGVLDSWFVGYTPQYSLAVWTGYPSLKNKDGDVQYIRYDGSQNIAMQLFQTLMSEISDPNMDDFKKPDSVVSSGSELYVRGAQYQPSEEQADQGTNEENQNQEEQQETTEQPNQEENTENQEQEEEQEEEQDKEEEQANQEEDKDSQEQEDEQDKEQPDQEEDKDNQEQEDKQDKEEADKGEDKEDKQQEDEQDKEKANQEENKANQEEDKDNQKQEDQQKNKEDDHSSEDNNDNEHNNKDKKKDNDSESDNENNNSEENDSS; translated from the coding sequence ATGTCCAACGAATACACTTCAAGACAAGAACGACGGCGACAACAGAAACAGAAGAAAACACGATCACACGGACGAAAAAGAAGCTTGTGGAAAAAGATTCTGCTCGGTCTCTGTGCGGCTTTTCTACTCGCGGTGATCGCATGCGGCATCACGATCGCTGTCATGATCCATGATGCGCCAACATTGAAGGCAAGTGACCTGCAAACGCCTCAGTCCACACGGATATATGATCAGGATGGAAAACTTGTCAGTACCGTGTTTCATGAGGAAAATCGAGTCAAAATACATATTGACGATGTTCCGGAAACAGTAAAAGACGCTGTCATTTCTATAGAAGACAAAAGGTTCCGCGATCATCATGGTATTGATTTCCATCGCTTGTTTGGGGCGGTCTTCGCCAATGTCAAAAACGGCTGGGGTGCAGAAGGCGGTTCGACCATTACACAACAAGTGATCAAACGGAGTGTGCTAACCCCGGAGAAAACACTGAAACGAAAAGTGCAAGAAGCATGGCTTTCTTTAAAATTGGAAAGGAAATACTCAAAAGATGAAATTCTCGAGATGTATTTAAATAATGTCTATTTCGGACACAGAGCGTATGGCATCAAAACGGCCTCAAAAACGTATTTTGGCGAGAACAATCTTTCCAAATTAAATATATCGCAGGCTGCCTTGCTTGCCGGTCTGCCAAATGCACCAAGCGCTGACGACCCTTTCAAGCATCCTGAACGGGCACAAAAACGCCGCGACCAAGTGCTGTCGGCAATGGAAAGCAATCACGTTATTTCCAAACAACAAGCTGATAAGGCCAAAGCCAAACCGATTTCCGAAATTATTAGGAAAGAAGAAAAAAAGCAGGAGAATAATGATGACCCTTATAATGCTTTTATCGATACGGTCTATGAACAAATGGTCAATCAGAAAAAGGTCGTCTCTGAAAAAGATTTCTACCAGGGCGGTTTGAAAATCTATACGACTCTTGATTCGAAAGCACAAAAAGCAGTTTACGATTTGATTCACTCGAAGGATATCCCTTATCCGGATAAACATTTCGAAACAGGAATCACACTTGTTGATACAAAAACGGGTGCTATCAAAGCAGTCGGAGGTGGGCGTCATTTCAAGGCGGTCGGATATACCAATTACGGCACCAATGTCCAAAATCAACCAGGTTCAACCATTAAGCCCATTTTGGATTATGCTCCAGCGATCGAACATTTGAATTGGCCCACATCGCACACACTGAGTGACGAGCCGTATCAGTACAGCGACGGAACACCAATCAATGAATGGGATAACAAATACTGGGGTGATATCTCGATGCGACGGGCTTTGGAATGGTCGCGAAACATACCCGCCCTAAAAGCGTTTCAGGCTGTAGGACAAGACAAAGCGCAAAAGTTTGCCAAAGGACTGGGTATCAAAATTGATCCGATCTTTGAATCAGCTTCGATCGGTGGTTTTGATGGTGTTTCTCCCTTACAAATGGCAGGGGCTTATGCAGCATTTGGTAATGGCGGTAAGTATCATGAACCATCCACGGTTAAAAAAATAGTTTTCCCGGACGGAAAGAAATGGAAGCCAAAATCAAAGCCAAAGAATGCCATGCATGATTATACTGCTTATATGATCACCGATATGCTCAAGACTGTCGTTGCAAGCGGAACTGGGACACAAGCAAACATTCCTGGGATACCTGTGGCGGGGAAAACCGGAACAACCAATATTCCGAACGATATCAAAGATCAATACGGCCTGGGAGATGGTGTGCTTGATTCGTGGTTTGTTGGATATACACCTCAATATTCCCTTGCAGTTTGGACCGGTTACCCATCGTTAAAAAATAAAGACGGCGATGTACAATATATCCGATATGACGGCTCACAGAATATTGCCATGCAGCTCTTCCAAACACTAATGTCCGAGATTTCGGATCCGAATATGGACGATTTCAAAAAACCGGATTCGGTGGTCTCCAGCGGTTCGGAACTGTATGTACGTGGTGCACAATATCAACCGAGCGAGGAACAAGCGGATCAAGGAACAAACGAGGAAAACCAAAATCAGGAAGAGCAACAAGAAACCACCGAACAACCTAATCAAGAAGAAAACACGGAAAATCAAGAACAAGAGGAAGAACAGGAGGAAGAACAGGACAAGGAAGAGGAACAAGCTAATCAAGAAGAAGACAAGGACAGCCAGGAACAAGAAGACGAACAGGACAAGGAACAACCGGATCAAGAAGAAGACAAGGACAATCAAGAACAAGAGGATAAACAAGACAAGGAAGAGGCAGATAAAGGAGAAGACAAAGAAGACAAACAGCAAGAAGACGAACAAGATAAGGAAAAGGCTAATCAAGAAGAAAACAAGGCTAATCAAGAAGAAGACAAGGACAACCAAAAACAAGAAGATCAACAAAAGAATAAAGAGGATGATCACAGCAGCGAAGATAATAACGACAACGAGCATAATAACAAAGATAAGAAAAAGGATAATGACAGTGAAAGCGATAATGAAAACAATAACTCCGAGGAAAATGACAGCAGTTGA